A region of Streptomyces sp. WMMC500 DNA encodes the following proteins:
- a CDS encoding group II truncated hemoglobin: MSENTPSIYEWAGGDEAFQRLTGTFYGHVRKDPVLAPVFADMDAEHPRHVAMFLAEVFGGPERYSAEHGGHDHMARMHLGRHITEEQRRRWVSLLMDSADEVGLPTDPEFRAVFSYYIEWGTRMALVYSADDPPPTAGPMPKWGWGQTPPWQPGG; this comes from the coding sequence GTGAGCGAGAACACCCCGAGCATCTACGAGTGGGCCGGCGGGGACGAGGCGTTCCAGCGGCTGACCGGGACCTTCTACGGGCACGTACGCAAGGACCCCGTCCTGGCGCCGGTGTTCGCGGACATGGACGCCGAACACCCCCGGCACGTCGCGATGTTCCTGGCCGAGGTCTTCGGCGGCCCGGAGCGCTACAGCGCCGAGCACGGCGGCCACGACCACATGGCGCGCATGCACCTCGGCCGGCACATCACCGAGGAGCAGCGCAGGCGCTGGGTGTCGCTGCTGATGGACAGCGCGGACGAGGTCGGGCTGCCCACGGACCCGGAGTTCCGGGCGGTGTTCTCGTACTACATCGAGTGGGGCACGCGGATGGCGCTCGTCTACTCCGCGGACGACCCGCCGCCGACGGCGGGTCCGATGCCGAAGTGGGGGTGGGGGCAGACGCCGCCCTGGCAGCCGGGCGGCTGA
- a CDS encoding N-acetylmuramoyl-L-alanine amidase produces MRPGPVYVSRRTALKVSAGAALAAGGGGALLLGGRAAADGGESLRRTADDPSYVIGTADWGARPPAGDVSVSSGTTTKIVVHHTAFPNTTDYSYEAAVFMARKIQDLHMDDNGWIDSGQHFSISRGGYVLEGRHRSLEALADGGFQVVSAHAVGENRRGIGIENDGHYVNDTPPPALVFSLQRLCVTIGTQYGFGADRIFGHWDFNDTQCPGALFYREFPALRRRVAHVLGQSPDAIPARTWPDTFTSSKGGTVEMAQRLLRAYGYELAADGVYGPETLEAVHTFQRTMGLPVADDGTLDNATWEAMTVPVSTGHSGEAVLAVQQMLVRKLHLAEATGRYDAATTTAVAEMQELHGLQATGAMDVATWCATAGGVVREEFTTA; encoded by the coding sequence ATGCGACCTGGGCCCGTGTATGTCTCCCGGCGAACCGCTCTCAAGGTCTCCGCCGGCGCCGCGCTCGCCGCCGGCGGAGGCGGCGCGCTGCTGCTCGGCGGCAGGGCCGCGGCCGACGGCGGCGAGTCCCTGCGGCGGACGGCGGACGACCCGTCGTACGTGATCGGTACCGCCGACTGGGGCGCCCGGCCGCCCGCAGGCGACGTCTCCGTCTCGTCCGGCACGACCACGAAGATCGTCGTCCACCACACCGCGTTCCCGAACACCACGGACTACTCGTACGAGGCCGCGGTCTTCATGGCGCGCAAGATCCAGGACCTGCACATGGACGACAACGGGTGGATCGACAGCGGCCAGCACTTCTCGATCAGCCGCGGCGGCTACGTCCTGGAGGGCCGGCACCGCAGCCTGGAGGCGCTGGCCGACGGCGGCTTCCAGGTCGTCAGCGCGCACGCGGTCGGCGAGAACAGGCGCGGCATCGGCATCGAGAACGACGGCCACTACGTCAACGACACCCCGCCGCCCGCCCTGGTGTTCTCGCTGCAGCGGCTGTGCGTGACCATCGGCACGCAGTACGGCTTCGGCGCCGACCGCATCTTCGGCCACTGGGACTTCAACGACACGCAGTGCCCGGGCGCGCTCTTCTACCGCGAGTTCCCGGCGCTGCGCCGGCGGGTGGCGCATGTGCTCGGCCAGAGCCCGGACGCGATCCCGGCGCGCACCTGGCCCGACACGTTCACGTCCAGCAAGGGCGGCACGGTCGAGATGGCGCAGCGCCTGCTGCGCGCGTACGGGTACGAGCTGGCGGCGGACGGCGTGTACGGGCCGGAGACGCTGGAGGCGGTGCACACCTTCCAGCGCACGATGGGGCTGCCCGTCGCGGACGACGGCACGCTCGACAACGCGACGTGGGAGGCCATGACGGTGCCGGTGAGCACGGGCCACAGCGGGGAGGCGGTGCTCGCCGTGCAGCAGATGCTGGTGCGCAAGCTGCACCTGGCCGAGGCCACGGGCCGGTACGACGCGGCGACGACGACGGCGGTCGCCGAGATGCAGGAGCTGCACGGGCTGCAGGCGACGGGCGCGATGGACGTGGCCACGTGGTGCGCGACGGCGGGCGGGGTCGTCCGCGAGGAGTTCACGACCGCGTGA
- a CDS encoding winged helix DNA-binding domain-containing protein yields MSSPGTVLDARALGRALLHRQWLVERREAAPLDAVEHLVALQAQSGDAPYYQLWSRLAGFTTGDLSALLTGRRAVRVVLMRGTIHLVSARDALRLRAVVQPYLDRTLFATTAGRKLPGLDPAELADAARAVLAAGPLHNDELGARLAARWPEGEPNDLAYLARSLLPLVQVPPRGVWGASGGLVYAHADQWLGAPSAADSAADGTVLRYLAAYGPASVADAQKWLSLTRLTGVFDRLRPLLVTYRDATGRELFDLAGTELPDPGAPVPPLLLGPFDNVLLAHADRTRIIDKADERRVFTANGIVRGTMLLDGRVAGVWQPELKRASAAVELRPFAPLSGSDKDRLAAAAGELLAFAAPEAEKREVRFAAPG; encoded by the coding sequence ATGAGCTCGCCCGGCACCGTCCTCGACGCCCGCGCGCTGGGCCGCGCCCTGCTGCACCGGCAGTGGCTCGTCGAGCGGCGCGAGGCGGCGCCCCTCGACGCCGTCGAGCACCTCGTCGCGCTCCAGGCGCAGTCCGGCGACGCCCCGTACTACCAGCTCTGGAGCCGGCTCGCGGGGTTCACCACCGGCGATCTGTCGGCGCTGCTGACCGGCCGCCGGGCCGTGCGGGTCGTCCTGATGCGCGGCACGATCCACCTCGTCAGCGCCCGCGACGCGCTGCGGCTGCGGGCCGTGGTGCAGCCGTACCTCGACAGGACGCTGTTCGCCACCACCGCGGGCCGCAAGCTCCCCGGCCTCGACCCCGCCGAACTGGCGGACGCGGCCCGCGCCGTGCTGGCCGCCGGGCCGCTGCACAACGACGAGCTGGGCGCCCGGCTCGCCGCCCGGTGGCCGGAAGGGGAGCCGAACGACCTCGCGTACCTTGCCCGTTCGCTGCTGCCGCTGGTGCAGGTGCCGCCGCGCGGCGTGTGGGGCGCGAGCGGGGGGCTCGTGTACGCGCACGCCGACCAGTGGCTCGGCGCCCCCTCCGCCGCCGACTCCGCCGCCGACGGGACGGTGCTGCGCTACCTCGCCGCGTACGGGCCGGCGTCGGTCGCCGACGCGCAGAAGTGGCTGTCGCTGACCCGGCTCACGGGGGTCTTCGACCGGCTGCGCCCCCTGCTGGTGACGTACCGGGACGCGACGGGGCGGGAACTGTTCGACCTCGCCGGCACCGAGTTGCCCGACCCGGGCGCCCCGGTGCCCCCGCTGCTCCTCGGCCCCTTCGACAACGTGCTGCTCGCGCACGCGGACCGGACCCGGATCATCGACAAGGCCGACGAGCGGCGGGTGTTCACGGCGAACGGCATCGTCCGCGGCACGATGCTGCTCGACGGCCGCGTCGCGGGCGTGTGGCAGCCGGAGCTGAAGCGGGCCTCGGCCGCCGTCGAACTCCGGCCGTTCGCGCCGCTGTCCGGAAGCGACAAGGACCGGCTTGCCGCGGCGGCCGGCGAGCTGCTGGCGTTTGCGGCCCCGGAGGCGGAGAAGCGAGAGGTCAGGTTCGCGGCGCCCGGCTAG
- a CDS encoding EamA family transporter has product MTSQSPGPAASASPAPSAVSAASAGAPAAGAVPAEVPAAGVRAGRLGGVALVVSGSLSTQFGAAVAALLFPRAGALGVVTLRLALSAVVLMLVFRPRLRGHTRGDWAVLCGFGFALGAMNTVFYQAIERIPLGPAVTLEVLGPLALSVLTNRRAASLLWAALALGGVVLLSGGGFGGLDPVGVACALGAGSMWAAYIVLSARAGARFPRADGLAIAMSVAAVISVPIGVASAGSKLVEPVTLGLGLAVAVLSSGLPYALDQFALRRLPAATFALMMSLAPALAALAGFLVLDQGLTVVQCAAIGMVIAASIGAVRTPPRPAARRGSP; this is encoded by the coding sequence GTGACGTCCCAGAGCCCCGGCCCCGCCGCGTCTGCCTCCCCCGCCCCCTCCGCCGTGTCCGCCGCCTCCGCCGGGGCCCCCGCCGCCGGTGCCGTGCCCGCCGAGGTGCCCGCCGCGGGGGTACGCGCCGGGCGGCTGGGCGGCGTCGCGCTGGTGGTGTCCGGCTCGCTGTCCACGCAGTTCGGCGCCGCGGTCGCCGCGCTGCTGTTTCCGCGGGCGGGCGCGCTGGGCGTGGTGACACTGCGGCTGGCGCTGTCCGCGGTCGTGCTGATGCTCGTCTTCCGGCCGCGGCTGCGCGGGCACACGCGCGGCGACTGGGCGGTGCTGTGCGGCTTCGGCTTCGCGCTCGGCGCCATGAACACGGTCTTCTACCAGGCCATCGAGCGGATCCCGCTGGGCCCTGCGGTGACGCTGGAGGTGCTCGGGCCGCTGGCGCTGTCCGTGCTGACCAACCGGCGGGCGGCGAGCCTGCTGTGGGCGGCGCTGGCGCTCGGCGGGGTGGTGCTGCTGAGCGGCGGCGGGTTCGGCGGCCTCGACCCCGTGGGCGTCGCGTGCGCGCTCGGCGCGGGCAGCATGTGGGCCGCGTACATCGTGCTGAGCGCGCGCGCCGGAGCGCGGTTCCCGCGGGCGGACGGGCTGGCCATCGCGATGTCGGTGGCCGCGGTGATCAGCGTGCCGATCGGGGTGGCCAGCGCGGGGAGCAAGCTGGTGGAGCCGGTGACGCTGGGGCTGGGCCTGGCGGTGGCGGTGCTGTCGTCGGGGCTGCCGTACGCGCTGGACCAGTTCGCCCTGCGCCGGCTGCCGGCGGCGACGTTCGCGCTGATGATGAGCCTGGCGCCGGCGCTCGCCGCGCTCGCCGGGTTCCTGGTGCTGGACCAGGGGCTCACGGTGGTGCAGTGCGCGGCGATCGGCATGGTGATCGCGGCGAGCATCGGCGCGGTACGGACCCCGCCGCGACCCGCGGCCCGGCGGGGGAGCCCCTAG
- a CDS encoding pyridoxal-phosphate dependent enzyme, producing the protein MTGRLAALRPRLPSPLEEVADDRLAARGIRLLLKRDDLIHPALPGNKWRKLMPNLQARAAGSPGGDDRPLLTFGGAYSNHLRATAAAGRLLGIRTIGVVRGAELADRPLNGSLAQAAADGMRLHFVPRATYRRRTDPAFHAELRADFGDFQLVPEGGSNAAAVRGCAALGRELGDESGAAQTAVVACGTGGTLAGLAAGLPAGARAIGIPVLRGGFLGADVERLQTAAFGGRRGDWRLADGFHFGGFARRTPELDAFAADFAARHGLVPEPVYVAKMLYAVVALAADGAFPRGSTVAAVVTG; encoded by the coding sequence CTGACGGGGCGGCTCGCCGCGCTCCGCCCCAGGTTGCCCTCCCCGCTGGAGGAGGTCGCCGACGACCGCCTCGCCGCCCGCGGCATACGGCTGCTGCTCAAGCGGGACGACCTGATCCACCCGGCGCTGCCGGGCAACAAGTGGCGCAAACTGATGCCCAACCTCCAGGCGCGGGCGGCCGGCTCCCCCGGCGGGGACGACCGCCCGCTGCTGACGTTCGGCGGCGCGTACTCCAACCACCTGCGGGCGACCGCCGCCGCGGGCCGGCTGCTCGGCATCCGCACCATCGGCGTGGTCCGCGGTGCGGAGCTGGCGGACCGCCCGCTCAACGGCTCCCTCGCGCAGGCCGCGGCGGACGGCATGCGGCTGCACTTCGTGCCGCGCGCGACGTACCGGCGGCGCACGGACCCCGCCTTCCACGCGGAGTTGCGCGCGGACTTCGGCGACTTCCAGCTCGTCCCGGAGGGCGGCAGCAACGCCGCGGCGGTACGCGGCTGCGCCGCACTCGGCCGCGAACTCGGCGACGAGTCCGGCGCGGCACAGACGGCGGTCGTCGCCTGCGGTACGGGCGGCACGCTCGCCGGCCTGGCCGCGGGGCTGCCCGCGGGCGCGCGGGCGATCGGCATACCGGTCCTCAGGGGCGGCTTCCTCGGCGCCGACGTCGAGCGGCTGCAGACCGCCGCGTTCGGCGGCCGGCGCGGCGACTGGCGTCTCGCGGACGGCTTCCACTTCGGCGGGTTCGCCCGGCGCACCCCCGAACTCGACGCCTTCGCCGCCGACTTCGCCGCCCGCCACGGCCTCGTCCCCGAACCCGTGTACGTCGCGAAGATGCTCTACGCCGTCGTCGCCCTCGCCGCGGACGGCGCGTTCCCCCGCGGCTCGACGGTCGCGGCGGTCGTCACCGGCTGA
- a CDS encoding anti-sigma regulatory factor, translating to MSQFEGEPSPKDFVEVRLPAAGAYLSVLRTATAGLAARLDFTLDEIEDLRIAVDEACAILLQQAVPGSVLTCVFQLGDDALLVTVSAPTTDGRAPERDTFAWTVLSALAGRVDATVGDDRTVTISLLKERGAAPGLT from the coding sequence GTGTCCCAGTTCGAAGGCGAGCCCAGTCCGAAGGACTTCGTCGAAGTCCGGCTGCCGGCTGCGGGGGCGTACCTATCGGTGCTCCGCACCGCCACAGCAGGGCTCGCTGCCCGCCTGGACTTCACGCTCGACGAGATCGAGGATCTGCGCATCGCGGTCGACGAGGCCTGCGCCATCCTCCTCCAGCAGGCCGTCCCCGGCTCCGTTCTCACCTGCGTCTTCCAGCTCGGGGACGACGCACTGCTGGTGACGGTGTCCGCGCCGACCACCGACGGCCGGGCGCCCGAGCGCGACACCTTCGCGTGGACCGTGCTGTCCGCACTCGCGGGCAGGGTGGACGCGACCGTGGGAGACGACCGCACGGTCACGATCAGCCTGCTCAAGGAGCGCGGCGCGGCGCCGGGGCTGACGTGA
- a CDS encoding RNA polymerase sigma factor SigF gives MDRAVRTRGQGGRDRGRRPHGHDQPAQGARRGAGADVTYVRGVPMRDEGRLAAAERERADHMDGLQQHDRREPQDRSGARAMFHELRKLPADSSEHAELRNALVQMHLPLVEHLARRFRNRGEPLDDLTQVATIGLIKSVDRFDPDRGVEFSTYATPTVVGEIKRHFRDKGWAVRVPRRLQELRLSLTSATAELSQLHGRAPTVHELAQKLNISEEEVLEGLESANAYSTLSLDVPDTDDESPAVADTLGAEDDALEGVEYRESLKPLLEELPPREKKILLLRFFGNMTQSQIAQEVGISQMHVSRLLARTLAQLRERLLVEE, from the coding sequence GTGGACCGTGCTGTCCGCACTCGCGGGCAGGGTGGACGCGACCGTGGGAGACGACCGCACGGTCACGATCAGCCTGCTCAAGGAGCGCGGCGCGGCGCCGGGGCTGACGTGACGTACGTCAGGGGCGTTCCGATGCGAGACGAGGGCCGGCTGGCCGCGGCGGAGCGAGAGCGGGCGGACCACATGGACGGACTGCAGCAGCACGACAGGCGTGAACCGCAGGACCGCAGCGGCGCGCGGGCGATGTTCCACGAGCTGCGCAAGCTGCCCGCGGACTCCTCCGAGCACGCCGAGCTGCGGAACGCCCTCGTGCAGATGCACCTGCCGCTGGTGGAGCATCTGGCCCGGCGCTTCCGCAACCGCGGCGAGCCGCTGGACGACCTCACCCAGGTCGCCACCATCGGCCTGATCAAGTCCGTGGACCGCTTCGACCCCGACCGCGGCGTGGAGTTCTCGACGTACGCGACTCCCACGGTCGTCGGCGAGATCAAGCGGCACTTCCGCGACAAGGGCTGGGCGGTGCGGGTGCCGCGGCGGCTCCAGGAGCTGCGGCTGTCGCTGACCTCCGCCACCGCCGAGCTCTCCCAGTTGCACGGCCGGGCCCCGACGGTGCACGAGCTGGCGCAGAAGCTCAACATCTCCGAGGAAGAGGTCCTGGAGGGCCTGGAGTCGGCGAACGCGTACTCCACGCTCTCCCTCGACGTCCCCGACACCGACGACGAGTCGCCGGCGGTCGCCGACACCCTCGGCGCGGAGGACGACGCGCTGGAGGGCGTCGAGTACCGCGAGTCGCTCAAGCCGCTGCTGGAGGAGCTGCCGCCGCGGGAGAAGAAGATCCTGCTGCTCCGCTTCTTCGGGAACATGACCCAGTCCCAGATCGCCCAGGAGGTCGGCATCTCGCAGATGCACGTCTCCCGGCTACTGGCGCGCACGCTGGCGCAGTTGCGCGAGCGGCTGCTCGTCGAGGAGTGA
- a CDS encoding diacylglycerol kinase family protein — MRALLVVNPAATDTSARTRDVLIHALASDLKLETVTTEYRGHARDVARQAADGGEVDVVVALGGDGTVNEVVNGLLHRGPAPEDLPRLAVVPGGSTNVFARALGLPNDAVEATGALLDAMHSGSERTVGLGLASGTPDTDDEGAPARWFTFCAGLGFDAGVVGRVEQKRERGKKSTHPLYVRQLLRQWLGEGDRRHGAITLRRPAEDPVEGLVLSLVCNTSPWSYLGNRPLYATPGASFDTALDVLGLARLSTPSLLRYGTQLLTSSPDRGPQGKHAVSLHDLTDFTLESQAPLPFQMDGDHLGLRTSVTFTGVRRALRVIV, encoded by the coding sequence ATGCGTGCGCTCCTCGTGGTGAACCCCGCCGCCACCGACACCAGTGCCCGGACCCGCGACGTGCTGATCCACGCGCTCGCCAGCGACCTGAAGCTGGAGACGGTCACCACCGAGTACCGGGGCCACGCCCGCGACGTGGCACGGCAGGCGGCCGACGGCGGCGAGGTCGACGTGGTCGTCGCCCTCGGCGGCGACGGCACCGTCAACGAGGTCGTCAACGGCCTGCTGCACCGCGGCCCCGCCCCCGAGGACCTGCCCCGGCTCGCCGTCGTCCCCGGCGGCTCCACGAACGTCTTCGCCCGCGCCCTCGGCCTGCCCAACGACGCGGTCGAGGCGACCGGCGCGCTGCTCGACGCGATGCACTCCGGCAGCGAGCGCACCGTCGGCCTCGGGCTCGCCTCCGGCACCCCGGACACCGACGACGAGGGCGCGCCGGCGCGGTGGTTCACGTTCTGCGCGGGCCTCGGGTTCGACGCGGGCGTCGTCGGCCGCGTCGAGCAGAAGCGCGAGCGCGGCAAGAAGTCCACCCACCCGCTCTACGTCCGCCAGTTGCTGCGCCAGTGGCTCGGCGAGGGCGACCGCAGGCACGGCGCGATCACCCTGCGGCGGCCGGCCGAGGACCCCGTCGAGGGCCTGGTGCTCTCGCTCGTCTGCAACACCTCGCCGTGGAGCTACCTGGGCAACCGCCCCCTCTACGCGACCCCCGGCGCGTCCTTCGACACCGCCCTCGACGTGCTCGGACTCGCCCGCCTCTCCACGCCGTCGCTGCTGCGCTACGGGACCCAGTTGCTCACCTCGTCGCCGGATCGCGGGCCGCAGGGCAAGCACGCGGTGTCGCTGCACGACCTCACCGACTTCACCTTGGAATCACAGGCGCCACTGCCCTTCCAGATGGACGGTGACCACCTCGGACTGCGTACGAGCGTGACCTTCACAGGCGTACGGCGCGCACTGCGTGTGATTGTGTGA
- a CDS encoding WhiB family transcriptional regulator: MDWRHSAVCREEDPELFFPIGNTGPALLQIEEAKAVCRRCPVMEQCLQWALESGQDSGVWGGLSEDERRAMKRRAARNRARRASA, translated from the coding sequence ATGGACTGGCGTCACAGCGCCGTTTGCCGCGAGGAAGACCCCGAGCTCTTCTTCCCGATCGGCAACACCGGTCCTGCGCTGCTGCAGATCGAGGAAGCCAAGGCCGTCTGCCGTCGCTGCCCCGTGATGGAGCAGTGCCTGCAGTGGGCGCTGGAGTCCGGTCAGGACTCCGGTGTCTGGGGTGGCCTCAGCGAGGACGAGCGCCGCGCGATGAAGCGCCGCGCCGCCCGCAACCGGGCGCGCAGGGCCAGCGCCTGA
- a CDS encoding PAS domain-containing sensor histidine kinase: MNELVRRHTALSETDLEWLHLLVSEWQLLADLSFADLVLWVPTVDGARYVSVAQMRPNTGPTSYQDDMVGHTVPRGRRPMLDVALDEGRIVREGDPEWREEVPVRIESIPVRRESRVLGVIARNTNLLTVRTPSRLELTYLQSASDLAQMIAAGAFPYPGQQGDTETSPRVGDGLIRLDADGIVQYASPNALSAYHRLGQAADLVGRHLGEATSELAVSKEPVDEALVKLASGWAPREAEVEGNGGVIQLRAIPLKPRGTRIGSLVLLRDVTEIRRRERELMTKDATIREIHHRVKNNLQTVAALLRLQSRRLAAEDPDGRARAALDEAVRRVGSIAIVHETLSQNLDETVEFDEIADRVVAMVAEINPGRVTGHRSGRFGVLQAEVATPLSMVLTEVLQNALEHGFGPGESGRVEVTALRSSGRQDSRLLVTVQDDGRGLPEGFDAATSGSLGLQIVRTLVEGELAGTFSMARAPEGGTRVVFDLPVQPEKR; the protein is encoded by the coding sequence ATGAACGAACTCGTCCGCCGGCACACGGCGCTGAGCGAGACCGACCTGGAGTGGCTGCACCTCCTCGTATCGGAGTGGCAGTTGCTCGCCGACCTGTCCTTCGCCGACCTCGTGCTCTGGGTCCCGACCGTCGACGGCGCCCGCTACGTCTCCGTGGCGCAGATGCGTCCGAACACCGGCCCCACCTCGTACCAGGACGACATGGTCGGCCACACTGTCCCGCGCGGCCGGCGCCCCATGCTCGACGTGGCCCTCGACGAGGGCCGGATCGTGCGCGAGGGCGACCCGGAGTGGCGCGAGGAGGTGCCCGTACGGATCGAGTCCATCCCGGTGCGCCGGGAGAGCCGCGTCCTCGGCGTCATCGCCCGCAACACCAACCTGCTGACCGTGCGCACGCCCAGCCGGCTGGAGCTGACGTACCTGCAGAGCGCCTCCGACCTCGCGCAGATGATCGCCGCGGGTGCCTTCCCCTACCCCGGCCAGCAGGGCGACACGGAGACCTCGCCGCGGGTCGGCGACGGGCTCATCCGGCTCGACGCGGACGGCATCGTGCAGTACGCCTCGCCGAACGCGCTCTCCGCGTACCACCGCCTCGGCCAGGCCGCCGACCTCGTCGGCCGCCACCTCGGCGAGGCCACCTCGGAGCTGGCCGTGAGCAAGGAGCCGGTGGACGAGGCGCTGGTCAAGCTCGCCAGCGGGTGGGCGCCGCGGGAGGCGGAGGTGGAGGGCAACGGCGGCGTGATCCAGTTGCGCGCGATCCCGCTGAAGCCGCGCGGCACCCGCATCGGATCGCTGGTGCTGCTGCGCGACGTCACCGAGATCCGGCGGCGCGAACGCGAGTTGATGACCAAGGACGCCACGATCCGCGAGATCCACCACCGGGTGAAGAACAATCTCCAGACCGTCGCCGCGCTGCTGCGGCTCCAGTCGCGCCGGCTCGCCGCCGAGGACCCCGACGGGCGGGCGCGGGCGGCGCTGGACGAGGCGGTGCGGCGGGTCGGCTCGATCGCCATCGTGCACGAGACGCTGTCGCAGAACCTGGACGAGACCGTGGAGTTCGACGAGATCGCCGACCGGGTGGTCGCGATGGTGGCGGAGATCAACCCCGGCCGGGTGACGGGACACCGCTCCGGCCGCTTCGGCGTGCTGCAGGCGGAGGTCGCCACGCCGCTGTCCATGGTGCTGACCGAGGTGCTGCAGAACGCGTTGGAACACGGCTTCGGGCCGGGGGAGTCGGGGCGCGTGGAGGTCACCGCGCTGCGCTCCAGCGGGCGGCAGGACAGCCGGCTGCTGGTCACCGTGCAGGACGACGGGCGGGGGCTGCCCGAGGGGTTCGACGCGGCGACGTCCGGGAGCCTGGGGCTGCAGATCGTCCGCACGCTGGTCGAGGGGGAGTTGGCGGGCACGTTCTCGATGGCGCGGGCGCCGGAGGGGGGCACGCGGGTGGTGTTCGACCTTCCCGTGCAACCTGAGAAGCGCTGA
- a CDS encoding TetR/AcrR family transcriptional regulator yields MATKQRGRPRSFDRDEALEKALYAFWRHGYEATSVADLTRVLGIGAPSLYAAFGDKKALFDAAVEAYARTDNGTFIDRALAEEPTAVAAFTRILREAAVGYTAPDRPRGCMVLSVGVSATTPEVVEKMRELRALNLAAMTARVRADVTAGVLPPGTDAEELASYAGAVLQGMSAQARDGADRELLQRVAEVAAAGFAAAVDGREVGASGA; encoded by the coding sequence ATGGCCACCAAACAGCGCGGACGCCCCCGTTCCTTCGACCGCGACGAGGCGCTGGAGAAGGCCCTGTACGCGTTCTGGCGGCACGGCTACGAGGCCACCTCGGTCGCCGACCTCACCCGCGTCCTCGGCATCGGCGCGCCGAGCCTGTACGCCGCCTTCGGCGACAAGAAGGCGCTCTTCGACGCGGCGGTCGAGGCGTACGCGCGCACCGACAACGGCACGTTCATCGACCGCGCGCTGGCCGAGGAGCCCACCGCCGTCGCGGCCTTCACGCGCATCCTGCGCGAGGCCGCCGTCGGCTACACCGCTCCCGACCGGCCGCGCGGCTGCATGGTCCTCAGCGTCGGCGTGAGCGCCACCACCCCGGAGGTGGTCGAGAAGATGCGCGAGCTGCGCGCCCTGAACCTCGCGGCCATGACCGCGCGCGTCCGGGCCGACGTGACCGCCGGCGTGCTGCCGCCCGGGACCGACGCCGAGGAGCTGGCGAGCTACGCGGGGGCCGTGCTCCAGGGCATGTCCGCGCAGGCCAGGGACGGTGCGGACCGGGAGCTGCTGCAGCGGGTTGCGGAGGTCGCGGCGGCGGGGTTCGCGGCGGCGGTGGACGGCCGCGAAGTCGGTGCGTCCGGGGCGTAG
- a CDS encoding SDR family oxidoreductase, protein MGALTGKTALVTGASRGIGRAIAERLGRDGARVAVHYGSNEAAAKETVAAIEAAGGEAFAIRAELGVPGDAAALWAEFDRHADGLDILVNNAGVALQALIEDTEEADFDRLFAVNTRAPFFVTKLGLPRLRDGGRIVNVSTVATHAALMPPLLAYTMSKGAVDAFTKFLSKSVGERGITVNAIGPGALDTDMNADWLRDNDDAKAGMAAVSPLRRIPEVSEVADQVAYLASPAAGVLTGLYVDVSGGVVL, encoded by the coding sequence ATGGGCGCGCTCACAGGCAAGACGGCACTGGTCACGGGCGCGAGCCGCGGGATCGGCAGGGCCATCGCGGAGCGGCTGGGGCGGGACGGCGCGCGCGTCGCCGTGCACTACGGCAGCAACGAGGCGGCGGCGAAGGAGACCGTGGCCGCGATCGAGGCGGCCGGCGGCGAGGCGTTCGCGATCAGGGCCGAGCTGGGCGTGCCGGGCGACGCGGCGGCGCTGTGGGCGGAGTTCGACCGGCACGCGGACGGGCTCGACATCCTCGTCAACAACGCGGGCGTCGCGCTGCAGGCGCTCATCGAGGACACCGAGGAGGCCGACTTCGACCGGCTGTTCGCGGTGAACACCAGGGCGCCGTTCTTCGTCACCAAGCTGGGCCTGCCCCGGCTGCGGGACGGCGGACGCATCGTCAACGTCTCCACGGTGGCCACGCACGCGGCGCTGATGCCGCCGCTGCTGGCGTACACGATGTCCAAGGGCGCGGTCGACGCCTTCACCAAGTTCCTGTCGAAGTCCGTCGGGGAGCGGGGCATCACCGTCAACGCGATCGGGCCCGGCGCCCTCGACACCGACATGAACGCCGACTGGCTGCGCGACAACGACGACGCCAAGGCCGGCATGGCCGCGGTCTCCCCGCTCCGCCGGATCCCGGAGGTGAGCGAGGTGGCGGACCAGGTGGCGTATCTGGCCTCCCCCGCGGCCGGCGTGCTGACCGGCCTGTACGTGGACGTCTCCGGCGGCGTGGTGCTGTAA